GGAATcggaagggaaagggggaggcGGAGAATTCTGGGGGGGACTGGTGAGAGGAGCCAGAGGACGGCTCATGAGgggtggtgatgatgtcagaggtGGAGAACTGATATGCCAtcatctcatcccccctctcctggTACCCCTCCACTGTGGTGGAGATATCCACCTGCTGTTTAACACACAACATGTGACACTGTCAGCCCAACACTGAAAACCACCATATTGAAAACCCCTCAACCAAACACTGAAATAAATCATAACACAGAGAAACAACGGGGtgtacctgggcatcctcataaTAGGTGAACTCAGACCTCCTCTTGACAAGGCCGGACATGAGTCCATGGATCCTTCTACCAAGGAACTAAAAATGAGGCAAGAGATTAGAATGTGTAATTTCATTTTCTGTCAACATGTATTTATTCAAATAGGTAAATGGACATTTGCCACTTTACATTTTTTTCTGTGAAAAATTGCCTGACTGTACCTTAATACCAATCAGCTTCTTGTTGGTGAGGACCACCTGGACGAGACCCtttaaaagagacagagaaacattacATTTCATCCAGGAAATATAAGTAGACCTATAGCATGTGCGTCATTTGACACAAATCAGGTGCATTTGAGACGAAAGACCAGTTGAGAATCTCTCACCCATGGGTCCAGGATTTTTTCCTGGATGACTCTGCTCCACCACAGCTGCTTCTCCACTCCCCTCACAATGCACAGGTGATGCATGTCCTCTTCATTTTGCTATAAAGAAAAAACTccttcagtctccagacctctctCTATATGTTAGCTGTAGATGTCTATAACATTTGGCAGGCGATTTCAGTTCTGAGTATAATCCCTGGCAGTGATATAGAGCCCACATGATGTTCGTACGACAAGTTTCCCCTAGGTTTCAATTAGGGACAGACATACAAAAGAAAACCCAGAGACAATTGGGAGCTCAAATACACAGGTGTGTTCATAAATGTTAAGAATATGTCTGAAGTACCTGCACTCGTCCATAATGGATATTCCAGTAATGGAAATGAAACGAACCCCAGTTCCCAACCAGCTGCAACTTCTCATAGGGAAAACCAGAGTCTTCCCTATTTGGCTGAAAAACAAAGACATCCCCTAATTATAGAGATTGCTCTGTGATTAATAAGACACACAATTGTGGAGATAGAGGACATGGTAATGTGTACTATTACTAATCAGCTATGACTGTCTAATAATGTGATTGACTACCTGTGAATGGCTATCTGAAGGTGCTGACAGTTCGTCAAGCACTAGCCTCCCAGCTTCAGTGAGGTGAATGGTAGGCTCCTCAATAACCAATTTGGAAGTCTGTGAAAAAAAAGGGAACAGGGTAAAGTAAATTCTCCCTATAAGATCAGATGAGCTTTGGTTAATAATGTGtttggttacctgtgtgtttaacactgcAAGCTCTGTTACCAGCATTCTCCCAGCACGAGTGAGGTAGTAGACTGGTTTGGCCttggagaagacaggctatgaagACAAGGGAATATGTTTTTTCATTATGTGGTTTTATAGAAAACTAGTGACTTGATGTTAATCTTTAATATCCTCTAAAGAccagagagtatcagaatggatagACTCACAAAGATAGGAACACACAagggtccagaccaagggattaaagccagacaggaccggtgcccaacctcctcatcaacgtactaaggaacaagacaggatcaatttaagagtcagtttgaatgatagactggtactgtataggagTAAAATATTGGCATAGGGAAGATTGCAAGAGGAGGCCACTGCAATGATAATAGTTGAAATACACAGGTCTGAGATATAAATGTTAAGAACATGTCTGAAGTACCTGCAGATGAATGGCTACCTCTTCAAGCTGAGAGGACAGTTCATCCAATACCATCATGCCAGCACGAGAGATGAAAATGTGCTGCTCAGTCTTGCAAATCTGTAAGAAAATGAGGGAACAGTTTTAAGGGCATCAAAGTATCCCACTACCATAGTAGATACTGAAGGTAATCCTGCCAATTAGATAAAATGAGCTTTGTCCAATAATCTGcatggttacctgtgtgtttaacactgccagctctctcaccagcatccgtccagcatgggtaaggtaataagttggctgcagtgttacagactattaaaaaaatagggaatatgtttacagaaatgtattttcaTATTGTTCTACAGAAAGCATCATGTTTATGTTTAAGTTACATAAACCAGTCTAAAGACcaaagagtatcagaatggatggacttacagagctgggaacccacagaggaccagaccaagggattaaagccagacaggtccgctgcccaacctcctcatccacatactaaggaacaagacaggatcaaattaaaagtcagtttgaatgatagacaggtagcctataggtCTGACAGACTGCTATAGGGAGGATCACAAGAGGAGGCTACTGCATGATAGATTCTGAGACACTACACAGGTCTGTGTTGAAAGGTTAAGGAAACATCTGAGGTACCTGCATATGAATGGCTACCTGTTCATTTTGAGAGGACAGTTCATTCCATACCATCCTCCTAGCTATCtgtgagaaaatgagggaacgaACATCAAAGTATTTCACTACCGTAGTGGATACTGAAGGTAATCCTGCCTATTAGATCAGATGAGCTTTGTCCAATAATCTGCATGGTTACCTGCGTTtttaacactgccagctctctcaGCGGCATCCTCCCAGCATGGGTAAGGTAATATGTTGGCTGCAGTTATAAAAAAtagggaatatgtttacagaaatgtatttccatATTGTTCTTCAGAAGTACATAAACCAGTTTTAAGACCAGAGAGAAGACcaaagagtatcagaatggatggacttacagagctgggaacccacaaaggtccagaccaagggattaaagccagacagggccGGTGCCCAACCTCCTCAACCACATACTAAGGAAGAAAATCAGGATCAATTTATGAGTCAGTAAAATGACAGTTTGAATGACAGATTGTTATTGAACCAATCCTGCTAATGAAGCAGTATTgttatagcctgggtgccagtctgtttcagctCTCTGTCCACTCCTTATGGGATTGTGATGCCAATATCATATTGCCACGATGgaattggcaagagagcagaaagacTGGCACCCAAGCTATTGATAGGCCTGCAGCATTCTTACCTGAACAAGGACTGGGTCCTCCTGGTCCAGGGTGGGCTCATTATCTTTATGAAAAACAATAAAGGATTGTTTTCTCTAAGTTTAAGAAATACTAGCTACAAGACACCAGACATCTGTCCATGTAGTTAGGCTGATCATATATTTActtgtgttttatattgtatgacatcaaatgtatttatgtgtctgcataatgtacctgtcacagttccctcagccagaacccagaagcagaccaggacaaggagagttgaacgaaagtgagggtttattcggataacaaacaaaaggtgcagaataatccagggacagagcgggcggcgtggatgagtagttgggggtgcagtactaggtccagtgatggctcggcagccgccgaccatcaggcagaggtggggtgaaggttccggacgtgtgactgcaggtggaacaaaaacggaggtaaggacacaaaaactcaacaaagtacaaaacaacaaaactcacgctaggaactctaaactgatacgcagaacacctactgttcatggctaacgatccggcaggaactggatgttggccaGAGCCTAAAGAAGGGTGCTGATgaggccaggtgtgcagattgctgatgggaagcaggtgcggaaaaccagagagctccccggagcgttcccgaaccctcgggaaactggagactacgaaaaaacactagtcaccagacaggacccgactcagacagccgggatcgttacagtacccccctccgacgaacgccaccgggcggactcccggagcgccaggatggaggcggtgaaAGTccctgatgaggtccgcatctaggacctgtcgccgcggaatccaactcctctcttcaggaccatacccctcccagtccacg
The sequence above is a segment of the Coregonus clupeaformis isolate EN_2021a unplaced genomic scaffold, ASM2061545v1 scaf2623, whole genome shotgun sequence genome. Coding sequences within it:
- the LOC121572562 gene encoding uncharacterized protein LOC121572562, whose protein sequence is MLVRELAVLNTQICKTEQHIFISRAGMMVLDELSSQLEEVAIHLQYVDEEVGHRSCLALIPWSGPLCVPIFPVFSKAKPVYYLTRAGRMLVTELAVLNTQTSKLVIEEPTIHLTEAGRLVLDELSAPSDSHSQPNREDSGFPYEKLQLVGNWGSFHFHYWNIHYGRVQQNEEDMHHLCIVRGVEKQLWWSRVIQEKILDPWGLVQVVLTNKKLIGIKFLGRRIHGLMSGLVKRRSEFTYYEDAQQVDISTTVEGYQERGDEMMAYQFSTSDIITTPHEPSSGSSHQSPPEFSASPFPFRFPSQSPLHLTLHPGPGPDP